ACAGTGGATATTCCAACACCACCTTCCTGCTTACTCCTTATTCCAATCCTATTCAGCCATATGAGGTATAactcaataataatttgattttcatcctTTCCCAATAAATTAATGTCTAATTTTAACAGGTTCGATTCAATCGCTCTCACAAGTCAACTAGATGCACAATCGAGAGGGCATTTGGAGTGCTAAAAAAGCGCTTTAATTTGCTGCACGGCGAGATTAGAATGAGCCCCACAAAGGCATCTTGGTATGTGCTCATCTTAAGTCACATTTTTCAGTCATATTTATTATACACATTTATTTAATCATCTTAATATCATTGCAGGATTACGGTTGCTTGTTGTGTCTTACACAACATAGCGATTGACCGGAAAATGCCTCTTGATGATCCAGAGTTGGATGAAATAGATGACGAAGTCGCT
This DNA window, taken from Daphnia pulex isolate KAP4 chromosome 2, ASM2113471v1, encodes the following:
- the LOC124207741 gene encoding putative nuclease HARBI1, whose protein sequence is MIPQYLNQFGEPFLLGDSGYSNTTFLLTPYSNPIQPYEVRFNRSHKSTRCTIERAFGVLKKRFNLLHGEIRMSPTKASWITVACCVLHNIAIDRKMPLDDPELDEIDDEVAHCHPAQSVSDV